A window of Campylobacter cuniculorum DSM 23162 = LMG 24588 contains these coding sequences:
- a CDS encoding sugar MFS transporter codes for MQKSNTFSLATLTALFFAMGFITVLNDILIPHLKAAFELNYFESALIQFCFFGAYFITGGFFGKLLSEIGYPAGVIFGFILTAFGCILFYPAASTASYGVFLAALFILASGVVLLQTAGNPFVTLLSPGKEASSLTLVQAFNSLGTTLGPLFGGAFILSSTAQFASKAEEAQSVQIPYLCIAGVLLFLALVVYLLKLPDVRETAEKISEENQDGKTSMFEYKHLVLGAAAIFFYVGAEVSIGSFLILTMKDVSGIDEVSGAKYIVFYWGGAMVGRFIGSAVMRFIAPNKCLAFNCFMSILLALIAILYGGQIAMFALLAIGFFNSIMFPTIFSLATKNLGKFTSQASGLICIAIVGGAIVPPIQGLIADSTSLILSYIIPMLCYFYILFFALIGFKAK; via the coding sequence ATGCAAAAATCAAATACCTTTTCTCTAGCAACTTTAACAGCTTTGTTTTTTGCTATGGGATTTATCACGGTTTTAAACGATATTTTAATTCCGCATTTAAAGGCTGCTTTTGAATTAAATTATTTTGAATCAGCTTTAATTCAATTTTGTTTTTTTGGTGCTTATTTTATCACGGGTGGGTTTTTTGGAAAATTGCTTTCTGAAATAGGTTATCCTGCGGGGGTGATTTTTGGATTCATTCTTACTGCATTTGGTTGCATACTTTTTTATCCTGCAGCTTCAACGGCATCTTATGGTGTATTTTTAGCCGCTTTATTTATTTTAGCCAGTGGAGTGGTTTTGCTTCAAACTGCTGGTAATCCTTTTGTAACCTTGCTTTCACCCGGAAAAGAAGCGAGTTCTTTAACCTTAGTGCAAGCTTTTAATTCTTTAGGGACAACCTTAGGACCTCTTTTTGGAGGAGCTTTTATCCTTTCTAGCACAGCTCAATTTGCAAGTAAAGCTGAAGAAGCACAATCGGTTCAAATTCCTTATTTGTGTATAGCTGGAGTTTTGTTATTTTTGGCTTTGGTGGTTTATCTTTTAAAACTTCCTGATGTTAGGGAAACTGCAGAAAAAATTAGCGAAGAAAATCAAGATGGCAAAACAAGTATGTTTGAATACAAGCATTTAGTTTTAGGAGCTGCGGCAATCTTTTTTTATGTTGGAGCGGAAGTTTCAATAGGTTCATTTTTGATTTTAACGATGAAAGATGTTTCGGGTATCGATGAAGTTTCGGGAGCAAAATATATTGTATTTTATTGGGGAGGAGCTATGGTAGGCAGATTCATAGGAAGTGCTGTTATGAGATTTATAGCACCTAATAAATGTCTGGCTTTTAATTGTTTTATGAGCATACTTTTAGCTTTAATCGCAATTTTATATGGGGGACAAATTGCTATGTTTGCTTTGCTTGCAATAGGATTTTTTAATTCTATTATGTTTCCAACGATTTTTTCTTTAGCAACAAAAAATTTAGGAAAATTCACTTCTCAAGCTTCAGGGCTTATTTGTATAGCCATTGTAGGAGGTGCGATTGTTCCACCTATACAAGGTTTGATTGCTGATTCTACAAGTTTGATTTTATCTTATATTATTCCTATGCTTTGTTATTTTTATATATTATTTTTTGCCTTAATAGGCTTTAAAGCAAAATAA
- the pgl gene encoding 6-phosphogluconolactonase: MAFRIYEFENSELCEDSLVETLSSSIKDYISQKGFINLAFSGGKSPINLFVKLSKADLNWQKCNISLVDERILPQSHTESNAGLVEKYFLQNKAKLAQFNPLIKNFNENLNSNDFVESANSFYQQPDLAVLGMGLDGHTASLFPKAKEFANALKCVQNIVLINPTEAPYQRLSMSLNALQSCKKLFLFIIGKDKKEVFDRASLKENADFPISFILHSRKVQCDVYYSK, from the coding sequence ATGGCATTTAGAATTTACGAATTTGAGAATTCTGAACTATGTGAAGATTCTTTGGTGGAAACTCTAAGCAGTTCAATTAAAGATTATATATCTCAAAAAGGGTTTATCAATTTAGCATTTTCAGGCGGTAAATCTCCTATTAATTTATTTGTAAAATTAAGCAAAGCGGATTTAAATTGGCAAAAATGCAATATTTCTTTAGTGGATGAAAGAATTTTGCCACAAAGTCATACAGAGAGCAATGCTGGGCTTGTTGAAAAATATTTTTTACAAAATAAAGCAAAATTGGCACAATTTAATCCTTTGATTAAAAATTTTAATGAAAATTTAAACAGCAATGATTTCGTAGAATCTGCAAATTCTTTTTATCAGCAACCCGATTTAGCTGTGCTTGGAATGGGTCTTGATGGACATACTGCATCTTTATTTCCTAAGGCAAAAGAATTTGCAAACGCCCTTAAATGTGTGCAAAATATAGTTCTTATAAATCCTACTGAAGCTCCTTATCAAAGATTGTCTATGAGTTTAAATGCTTTGCAATCTTGCAAAAAACTTTTTTTATTCATTATAGGAAAAGATAAAAAAGAGGTTTTTGATAGAGCGAGTTTGAAAGAAAATGCTGATTTTCCCATTTCATTTATACTTCATTCAAGAAAGGTTCAATGCGATGTCTATTACTCAAAATAA
- the zwf gene encoding glucose-6-phosphate dehydrogenase — protein sequence MQNFDFILFGATGDLAMRKIFPSLYQAYYDGLLSLEGKIIATSRTKFGRKDFLKRLETQSKIHIKNYDEKKWEEFTHNIYYLSININEVKEFNLLNQQLSKNSKNIIIYFSISPEFFIQACENLTLVGLNDKRVKIVLEKPLGMDLKSCCEINEKISKFYKETQIYRIDHYLGKESVRNILTLRAFNPIFQALWNKKYIQCIEISVFETLGVENRGEFYDHTGALRDMLQNHILQILSLIAMKIPKNFDANSIRKAKLKILKSLKPLKIDTLNKQVIRAQYVKNEEFKSYLEEKNIKAKSQTETFVALKAELMNKTWQGVPFYLRTGKRMAESFAHIVISFKNKKNTANDINKLIISLQPHHRISFEMNIKKIESDTDFETKILNLNLNHNSTMQSYERLILDIIESNPASFNHKEELEAAWKWVDSILKNWKNKKSELFFYPAKSWGPKQAFELIEKDGCEWYNI from the coding sequence ATGCAAAATTTTGATTTTATTTTATTTGGTGCAACGGGAGATTTGGCAATGAGAAAGATTTTTCCTTCTCTTTATCAAGCTTATTACGATGGATTGCTTTCTTTAGAGGGTAAAATTATTGCTACAAGTCGCACAAAATTTGGTCGAAAAGATTTTTTAAAACGTTTAGAAACTCAATCCAAAATTCATATAAAAAATTATGATGAAAAAAAATGGGAAGAATTTACACACAATATTTATTATTTAAGTATAAATATAAATGAAGTGAAAGAATTTAATCTTTTAAATCAACAGCTTAGTAAAAATAGCAAGAATATCATCATTTATTTTTCAATATCTCCTGAATTTTTTATCCAAGCTTGTGAAAATTTAACCCTTGTAGGACTTAACGATAAAAGGGTTAAAATAGTGCTTGAAAAGCCTTTGGGTATGGACTTAAAATCTTGCTGTGAGATTAATGAAAAAATTTCAAAATTCTACAAAGAAACTCAAATTTATAGGATTGATCATTATTTGGGAAAAGAGAGTGTTAGAAATATTCTAACGTTAAGGGCGTTTAATCCTATTTTTCAAGCTTTATGGAATAAAAAATACATTCAATGCATAGAAATTAGCGTTTTTGAAACCTTAGGAGTGGAAAATAGAGGAGAATTTTACGACCATACAGGAGCTTTAAGAGATATGTTGCAAAACCATATTCTACAAATTCTTTCTTTAATTGCAATGAAAATTCCTAAAAATTTTGATGCTAATTCTATAAGAAAAGCAAAACTTAAAATTCTAAAAAGCCTTAAACCTCTAAAAATTGATACTTTAAACAAGCAAGTTATAAGGGCTCAATATGTTAAAAATGAAGAATTTAAGTCCTATTTGGAAGAAAAAAACATCAAAGCAAAGAGTCAAACAGAAACCTTTGTAGCTTTAAAAGCGGAATTGATGAATAAAACTTGGCAAGGAGTGCCATTTTACTTAAGAACAGGTAAAAGAATGGCTGAGTCTTTTGCCCATATTGTTATATCTTTTAAAAATAAAAAAAATACAGCAAATGACATCAATAAATTAATCATTTCTTTACAGCCTCATCATCGAATTTCTTTTGAAATGAATATTAAAAAAATAGAAAGCGATACGGACTTTGAAACTAAAATTCTTAATTTAAATTTAAATCATAATTCAACCATGCAGTCTTATGAAAGACTCATCCTTGATATTATCGAATCTAATCCCGCTTCTTTTAACCATAAAGAAGAGCTTGAAGCCGCTTGGAAATGGGTGGATTCTATACTGAAAAATTGGAAAAATAAAAAGAGCGAATTATTCTTTTATCCTGCTAAAAGTTGGGGTCCAAAGCAAGCCTTTGAATTGATTGAAAAAGATGGTTGCGAGTGGTATAATATTTAA
- the glnA gene encoding type I glutamate--ammonia ligase — MGKFVGDINDFFKFCKENEVLFVDFRFTDMIGAWHHMTYSLHAVSKESLENGIPFDGSSIEGWQPIDKSDMILKPDIQGAFLDPFTADQTIVVFCDIYDIYKGQMYEKCPRSIAKKALEHLKKSGIADTAYFGPENEFFIFDSVKIVDNANCSKYEVDTEEGEWNDDRDFVDSYNTGHRPRTKGGYFPVQPVDSSVDIRAEIVQTLEKVGLKTFVHHHEVAQGQAEIGVNFGTLVEAADNVQIYKYIVKMVAHLNGKTATFMPKPLYGDNGNGMHVHMSLWKDGVNLFYDKEGYGNLSQTAIHYIGGVLKNARSVAAFTNPSSNSYKRIIPGFEAPCILTYSCQNRSASCRVPYGVGKNSARIEIRFPDSTANPYLAFTSLLMAGLDGIKNKSIPVGPMDENLFELTLDEIREKGIEQLPHTLRGSLEALIRYNSFLKPVMSDIFIDEYQHLKFETQVWPVEARPTAYEFKTCYSC; from the coding sequence ATGGGTAAATTTGTCGGCGATATCAATGACTTTTTCAAATTTTGCAAAGAAAATGAAGTGCTTTTTGTGGATTTTCGTTTCACAGATATGATAGGAGCATGGCATCATATGACTTATAGTCTCCATGCTGTAAGCAAAGAAAGTCTTGAAAATGGAATTCCATTTGATGGAAGCTCAATTGAAGGTTGGCAACCGATTGATAAATCGGATATGATTTTAAAACCAGATATACAAGGAGCTTTTTTAGACCCCTTTACTGCAGACCAAACTATCGTTGTGTTTTGTGATATTTATGATATTTACAAGGGGCAAATGTATGAAAAATGCCCAAGAAGCATAGCTAAAAAGGCTTTAGAACACCTTAAAAAAAGTGGTATAGCTGATACAGCTTATTTTGGTCCAGAAAATGAATTTTTTATTTTTGATAGTGTTAAGATTGTAGATAATGCGAATTGTTCTAAATATGAAGTTGATACTGAAGAAGGAGAATGGAATGATGATAGAGATTTTGTAGATAGTTACAATACAGGACATCGTCCTAGAACCAAAGGAGGATATTTTCCTGTTCAGCCTGTTGATTCTTCAGTTGATATTCGGGCTGAAATTGTCCAAACTCTTGAAAAAGTAGGACTTAAAACCTTTGTGCATCATCACGAAGTGGCTCAAGGACAAGCAGAAATCGGGGTTAATTTTGGCACCTTAGTTGAGGCTGCGGATAATGTGCAAATTTATAAATACATTGTGAAAATGGTTGCTCATCTTAATGGCAAAACTGCGACCTTTATGCCAAAACCTCTCTATGGAGACAATGGCAACGGAATGCATGTGCATATGAGCCTATGGAAAGATGGAGTGAATTTATTCTATGATAAAGAAGGTTATGGAAATTTAAGTCAAACTGCTATCCATTACATAGGCGGAGTGCTTAAAAATGCAAGAAGTGTCGCAGCTTTTACAAATCCTAGTTCAAATTCTTATAAGAGAATCATTCCGGGTTTTGAAGCTCCTTGCATTTTAACTTATTCTTGCCAAAATCGTAGTGCAAGTTGTCGTGTGCCTTATGGAGTTGGCAAAAATAGTGCTAGAATTGAAATTCGTTTCCCTGATAGCACAGCTAATCCTTATCTTGCTTTTACCAGTCTTTTAATGGCAGGACTTGATGGCATTAAAAATAAAAGCATTCCTGTGGGTCCAATGGACGAGAATTTATTTGAATTAACTTTGGATGAAATTAGAGAAAAAGGTATAGAGCAACTCCCTCATACTTTAAGAGGCAGCTTAGAGGCTTTGATTCGCTATAATTCTTTCCTTAAACCTGTGATGAGTGATATTTTCATCGATGAATATCAACATTTAAAATTTGAAACTCAAGTTTGGCCAGTAGAAGCAAGACCAACTGCTTATGAATTTAAAACTTGCTATTCTTGCTAA
- a CDS encoding peptidase U32 family protein, translating into MIIPQIVSPAGNFTKLKIALAYGADAVYAGVNHFSLRSRTAKEFDYKSFEEAIEYTHLRGKKFYVTLNGFHLSTQIEGLKRHILKLRAMKPDAFIVASIGIMNLVKEFAPEIALHVSTQANVLNYLDAQVYKNMGAKRIVIARELGLKDAQILKQNCDIELEAFVQGSMCFAYSGRCLISSVQSGRMSNRGSCANDCRFSYELYAKNPENGVLFRLEEDENGTHIFNSKDLNLCSYIEKIMKEDCIDAFKIEGRTKSEYYVAVATRTYKMAILDVLNNQFEPEKYEKEIHTLKNRGFTDGYLISRPFEKNDTQNYITSIEQGTHQVQAFVEDGEFFKCKGKIVPNVAYELLMPLNAKVLECDNELGKIYKKDEKYFVEFKKIISKNHKEFKEIHSGNENQIKMPCKVNEFSFLRKEIE; encoded by the coding sequence ATGATCATTCCTCAAATCGTCTCTCCTGCAGGTAATTTTACAAAACTTAAAATCGCTTTAGCTTATGGAGCTGACGCTGTTTATGCAGGGGTGAATCATTTTTCACTGCGTTCAAGGACGGCTAAGGAATTTGATTATAAAAGCTTTGAAGAGGCTATTGAATATACGCATTTAAGAGGTAAAAAATTTTATGTAACGCTTAATGGTTTTCATTTAAGTACTCAAATCGAAGGTTTAAAAAGACACATTCTAAAACTTAGAGCAATGAAACCGGATGCTTTTATCGTTGCTTCTATCGGAATAATGAATTTGGTTAAAGAGTTTGCTCCTGAAATTGCTCTGCATGTTTCCACGCAAGCAAATGTTTTAAATTATTTAGATGCACAAGTTTATAAAAATATGGGGGCAAAACGTATAGTGATTGCGAGGGAGCTTGGATTAAAAGATGCCCAAATTTTAAAACAAAATTGCGATATAGAGCTTGAAGCCTTTGTGCAAGGTTCGATGTGTTTTGCTTATTCCGGACGTTGTTTAATCAGTAGTGTTCAAAGCGGTAGAATGAGTAATCGTGGCTCTTGTGCTAATGATTGCCGTTTTAGTTATGAACTCTATGCAAAAAATCCAGAAAATGGGGTCTTATTTCGTTTAGAAGAAGATGAAAATGGCACACATATTTTTAATTCTAAGGATTTAAATTTATGCTCTTATATAGAAAAAATTATGAAAGAAGATTGCATCGATGCTTTTAAAATCGAGGGCAGGACTAAAAGCGAGTATTATGTCGCTGTTGCAACAAGGACTTATAAAATGGCAATCCTTGATGTTTTAAACAATCAATTTGAACCCGAAAAATATGAAAAAGAAATTCATACGCTTAAAAATCGCGGTTTTACAGATGGTTATCTTATCTCGCGTCCTTTTGAAAAAAACGATACACAAAATTATATCACAAGCATAGAACAAGGCACACATCAAGTTCAAGCCTTTGTTGAAGATGGAGAATTTTTTAAATGCAAAGGGAAGATTGTGCCAAATGTAGCTTATGAACTTTTAATGCCATTGAATGCAAAGGTTTTAGAATGCGATAATGAACTGGGAAAAATTTATAAAAAAGATGAAAAATATTTCGTAGAATTTAAGAAAATCATCTCTAAAAATCATAAAGAATTTAAAGAAATTCATAGCGGAAACGAAAATCAGATTAAAATGCCTTGCAAGGTCAATGAATTCAGCTTTTTAAGAAAGGAAATCGAATGA
- the edd gene encoding phosphogluconate dehydratase gives MAQKKLLKITEKIVNRSRKTRQAYLKRMQNYEKKIHRKDLACANLAHAYASIPSHIKDKIKENKGLNFAIISAYNDMLSAHQPLKFFPDIIKKELLIHRAYAQFAGGVPAMCDGITQGYEGMELSLFSRDVIAMSTAIALSHNVFDGAFYLGVCDKIVPGLLIGALSFGYLPSIFVPSGPMTSGISNDEKSKARQLFAEGKISRDQLLESEMKSYHDVGTCTFYGTANSNQMMMEFMGLHLPNSAFVNPNTPLREALVKQAAKHMVTNEVKPLAKLLSEKNIVNAIVGLMATGGSTNHTIHLVAIARAAGIIINWDDFDAISNMTPLLARVYPNGKADVNQFQATGGLGFVIKELLKEGLLHEDVDTIMGKDMHTYTKEPYLINGAIIYQESVDTSKDENILRPVENPFSKDGGVKILDGNIGRAVIKISSVKEEHQMIKAPALVFHSQQEFLESFHKKQLQRDFIAVLPFQGPRSNGMPELHKLTPILGILQDQGFKVALITDGRMSGASGKVPAAIHMSPEALLGGNISKIKNGDEIILDARNGKLEVLIDEKKWMQRKPKKLKNIKNFGCGKELFSGFRTQSSSAETGAMSFGGYFA, from the coding sequence ATGGCACAAAAAAAACTCTTAAAAATTACAGAAAAGATTGTCAATAGGAGCAGAAAAACAAGACAAGCTTATTTAAAGCGTATGCAAAATTATGAAAAAAAAATTCACAGAAAAGATTTAGCTTGTGCAAATTTAGCCCATGCTTATGCGAGTATTCCATCTCATATTAAGGATAAAATCAAAGAAAATAAAGGATTAAATTTCGCCATAATTTCAGCTTATAATGATATGCTTTCGGCTCATCAACCCTTGAAATTTTTTCCCGATATTATCAAAAAAGAGCTTTTAATTCATCGAGCCTATGCACAATTTGCAGGAGGAGTGCCAGCAATGTGCGATGGAATCACTCAAGGTTATGAAGGAATGGAATTGTCTCTTTTTTCTCGTGATGTAATTGCCATGAGCACAGCCATAGCCCTTTCTCATAATGTTTTTGACGGAGCTTTTTATTTAGGCGTGTGTGATAAAATCGTTCCGGGTCTTTTAATAGGTGCTTTAAGTTTTGGGTATTTGCCAAGTATTTTTGTCCCATCAGGTCCTATGACAAGTGGCATTTCAAATGATGAAAAGTCAAAGGCACGTCAGCTCTTTGCAGAGGGAAAGATTAGCAGAGACCAACTTTTAGAAAGCGAGATGAAATCCTATCACGATGTAGGCACTTGCACCTTTTATGGAACAGCAAATTCAAATCAAATGATGATGGAATTTATGGGACTTCATCTACCTAATTCCGCCTTTGTCAATCCAAACACTCCTCTAAGAGAAGCTTTGGTTAAACAAGCCGCAAAACATATGGTTACAAATGAAGTTAAACCTCTTGCAAAGCTTTTGAGTGAAAAAAATATCGTCAATGCCATAGTAGGGCTTATGGCAACAGGTGGTTCTACAAATCACACTATACATCTTGTCGCCATTGCTAGAGCCGCTGGGATTATTATCAATTGGGATGATTTTGATGCCATTTCTAATATGACCCCGCTTCTTGCAAGAGTTTATCCTAATGGTAAAGCCGATGTCAATCAGTTTCAGGCTACGGGAGGTTTAGGATTTGTCATTAAAGAGCTTTTAAAAGAAGGGCTTTTGCACGAAGATGTGGATACTATAATGGGTAAAGATATGCATACTTATACAAAAGAACCTTATTTAATCAATGGTGCGATCATTTATCAAGAAAGCGTAGATACAAGCAAAGATGAAAACATTTTAAGACCGGTTGAAAATCCCTTTTCTAAAGATGGAGGGGTAAAAATTTTAGATGGAAACATAGGCAGAGCTGTGATTAAAATTTCATCTGTAAAAGAAGAGCATCAAATGATAAAAGCTCCAGCTTTGGTTTTTCATTCTCAACAAGAATTTTTAGAAAGTTTTCATAAAAAGCAATTACAAAGGGATTTTATTGCTGTGCTTCCTTTTCAAGGTCCAAGGTCAAATGGTATGCCTGAATTGCATAAATTAACCCCTATTTTAGGAATTTTACAAGATCAAGGCTTTAAGGTTGCATTAATAACCGATGGCAGAATGTCTGGAGCTTCAGGTAAGGTCCCTGCCGCCATTCATATGAGTCCGGAAGCCTTGCTAGGTGGCAATATTTCTAAGATTAAAAATGGAGATGAGATTATTTTAGACGCTCGAAATGGCAAACTTGAAGTTTTAATCGATGAAAAAAAATGGATGCAAAGAAAGCCAAAAAAACTTAAAAACATAAAAAATTTTGGTTGTGGTAAAGAACTTTTTTCCGGTTTTAGGACGCAAAGCTCGAGTGCAGAAACAGGAGCTATGAGTTTTGGCGGATATTTCGCATAA
- the pgi gene encoding glucose-6-phosphate isomerase produces MKAFNELNSYKELQKHFDEIKHMHMREMFEHDPKRYQRYFSHIGGIRLDYSKNRITDKTMTLLENLAQECSLREKIQQMFQGKKINNTENRAVLHTALRNKGKTCIMVDGIDIMQNVHSVLDKMSQFSDSIRIGSWLGYTNQIITDIVNIGIGGSDLGALMVCKALENYGHPRLNMHFVSNVDGVQLQKVLNHIHPETTLFIIASKTFSTQETLTNALTARKWFLNHSLDEKFISKHFVAVSTNKEAVKEFGIDENNMFEFWNWVGGRYSLWSSIGLSIMIYLGRENFDSLLEGAYLMDEHFYNADFKDNMPVILALLGIWYINFFDAGSHLIAPYDQHLRYFSKFIQQLDMESNGKQVRKNGQKVEYDTGPIIWGDLGINSQHAFFQLLHQGTHLSPIDLIVSLSKKGNLPGHHEILLSNVFAQAQAFMKGKTYDEVCIQMRQNGIEEQEIQRLAPHKVFSGNRPSNMILLDEICPQNIGALIALYEHKIFVQGVIWDINSFDQWGVELGKELAKDILDEFKGGEESKKHDSSTKNLIQIYKNFNSNLKEK; encoded by the coding sequence ATGAAAGCTTTTAATGAATTAAATTCCTACAAAGAACTTCAAAAACATTTTGATGAAATTAAACATATGCATATGCGAGAAATGTTTGAACATGATCCTAAACGTTATCAAAGGTATTTTAGTCATATTGGGGGAATTAGACTTGATTATTCTAAAAATAGAATCACAGATAAAACTATGACTCTTTTAGAGAATTTGGCTCAAGAATGCTCTTTAAGAGAAAAAATTCAGCAAATGTTTCAAGGAAAAAAGATTAACAATACAGAAAACAGAGCCGTTTTGCATACAGCTTTAAGAAATAAAGGCAAGACTTGCATTATGGTTGATGGGATTGATATTATGCAAAATGTCCATTCTGTTTTGGATAAAATGAGTCAATTTTCAGATTCTATTCGTATAGGCTCTTGGCTTGGTTATACAAATCAAATCATTACAGATATTGTAAATATAGGCATAGGTGGTTCAGACTTAGGGGCATTAATGGTTTGTAAGGCTCTTGAAAATTATGGTCATCCGCGTTTAAATATGCATTTTGTTTCTAATGTTGATGGGGTCCAGTTGCAAAAAGTTTTAAATCACATCCATCCTGAAACCACTTTATTTATCATAGCTTCTAAAACCTTTTCCACTCAAGAAACATTAACAAATGCTCTTACAGCTAGAAAATGGTTTTTAAATCATTCTTTAGATGAAAAATTTATTTCCAAACATTTTGTTGCTGTATCAACAAATAAAGAAGCGGTCAAAGAATTTGGAATCGATGAAAATAATATGTTTGAATTTTGGAATTGGGTCGGGGGACGCTACAGCCTTTGGTCTTCTATAGGTTTGTCTATTATGATATATTTGGGCAGGGAAAATTTTGATTCTTTGCTCGAAGGAGCGTATTTAATGGATGAACATTTTTATAATGCAGATTTTAAAGACAATATGCCTGTGATTTTAGCTTTGCTTGGGATTTGGTATATCAATTTTTTTGATGCAGGAAGTCATTTGATTGCACCTTATGACCAGCATTTGCGTTATTTTTCTAAATTCATTCAGCAACTTGATATGGAAAGCAATGGCAAACAAGTGAGAAAAAATGGACAAAAGGTTGAGTATGATACAGGTCCTATTATTTGGGGTGATTTGGGAATTAATTCCCAACATGCTTTTTTTCAACTTTTACATCAAGGAACGCATTTAAGTCCTATAGATTTGATTGTTTCTTTAAGTAAAAAGGGGAATTTGCCGGGTCATCATGAAATTTTATTGAGTAATGTTTTTGCTCAAGCTCAAGCTTTTATGAAAGGCAAAACATATGATGAAGTTTGCATTCAAATGCGTCAAAATGGGATAGAAGAGCAAGAAATTCAAAGACTTGCACCCCATAAGGTCTTTTCAGGAAATCGACCGAGTAATATGATATTGCTTGATGAAATTTGTCCTCAAAATATCGGAGCCTTAATTGCACTCTATGAGCATAAAATTTTTGTTCAAGGAGTGATTTGGGATATTAATAGTTTTGATCAATGGGGTGTTGAGCTTGGCAAAGAATTAGCCAAAGACATTTTAGATGAATTTAAAGGAGGTGAAGAAAGCAAAAAACACGATAGTTCTACAAAAAATCTTATTCAAATTTATAAAAATTTTAATTCAAATCTAAAGGAGAAATAA
- a CDS encoding glucokinase, protein MSITQNNSYPRLLADIGGTNARFALERAQNQIEHIEVLACNDYDTVVDAVKAYLAKLGNPRVKLGAFAIANPVIGDWVQMTNHHWAFSIETTKQALDLDILILINDFTAQAYAISKMSDEYLMQVGGTLQDICAPKVVLGPGTGLGVSGLIPCDDGAYIALAGEGGHVSFAPFDDTEIMIWQYAKKKYGHVSAERFLSGSGLVLIHEALANREGIKTPKMTPKLISEQALSGESPLCRLTLDIFCAMLGTLSSNLALILGARSGVYLCGGIIPRFIDYFKTSPFRVRFENKGRFDAYLAAIPVYVVLAKYPGISGVAVALDNYLKKQRQ, encoded by the coding sequence ATGTCTATTACTCAAAATAATTCTTATCCGAGACTTTTAGCTGATATTGGAGGTACAAATGCGAGATTTGCCCTTGAAAGAGCACAGAATCAAATCGAGCATATTGAGGTCCTTGCTTGTAACGATTATGATACTGTTGTTGATGCTGTGAAAGCTTATTTAGCAAAACTTGGCAATCCTAGAGTTAAGCTCGGTGCATTTGCTATTGCAAATCCTGTTATAGGTGATTGGGTGCAAATGACAAATCATCATTGGGCGTTTTCTATCGAAACAACAAAACAAGCATTGGATTTAGATATTTTAATCCTTATCAATGATTTTACAGCACAAGCCTATGCTATCAGCAAAATGTCAGATGAATATCTTATGCAAGTTGGAGGCACTTTGCAAGATATTTGTGCTCCAAAAGTTGTTTTAGGTCCGGGTACCGGGCTTGGTGTGAGTGGTTTAATCCCTTGCGATGATGGAGCTTATATTGCTTTAGCGGGAGAGGGTGGTCATGTCAGTTTTGCTCCTTTTGACGATACAGAAATTATGATATGGCAATATGCAAAGAAAAAATACGGGCACGTTTCAGCTGAACGTTTTTTAAGTGGTTCTGGACTTGTTTTAATTCATGAAGCCTTAGCAAATAGAGAAGGCATCAAAACCCCAAAAATGACTCCTAAACTCATTAGCGAACAAGCTCTTAGTGGGGAATCTCCTCTATGTCGCTTAACTTTAGATATATTTTGTGCTATGTTAGGAACCTTATCTTCTAATTTAGCCTTGATACTTGGAGCAAGATCTGGAGTTTATTTATGTGGAGGCATTATCCCAAGATTTATTGACTATTTTAAGACCTCTCCGTTTAGAGTACGTTTTGAGAATAAAGGCAGATTTGATGCTTATTTAGCTGCTATACCTGTTTATGTCGTTTTGGCAAAATATCCCGGAATCAGCGGAGTAGCAGTGGCTTTGGATAATTATTTAAAAAAACAAAGGCAATAA